tccacaaaatattttgcagaaGTTTTTCAAACCTCCACAGATAGGTTTCCCACAAGTTATTTGTGGAGGTTTTCTACAACCCCTGGTACCAAGTTTATATTGTGGAAGTTTTTTAATGGAGGGTTATAACCTCTCCTATTcatgactattattttgtggaggttttaaaacctcctttatttccataaacctatttgattccaaaactcctatttttcattttttttgtgggGGTTAATACCCTCCTCAATTTGAGGATTATAAAACTTATTtcgtttgtattatttaatttgtggatttattactgtatttttctagcattattcaaatctcataaaaaacaatattttgtttgtaattagaaTTTCCTACTATACTTGAGAATGTATGTCACCATTTGaggtacttatatttttatatcaacaatattttttttgtaaacttcaatcaaatacttcaaccaaagtgctcaaatatatatcattagaacttttgattctcaaaatcaacatattaacataaaagcaatttaaattgaaacaattacaacttaatccatacttactcaaagttcataatacactaaaatagtttcatcctaaaaaacatcatcaacaccCTAAATGTTGCTACCACCAGATGATCCTCTTGTACCCATAGAAGACTCAGGCTCATTTGCATCACTggattaataaaaatgaaaaaatttcaaatttcacattAAACAATCCCATATAACTAAAGAATCACTACAAAATCAAATCAAGAATTTGAAGTACCTGGGAAGAAATTCAGTAACAATTGAAAGATTTGGAGGTCTGAGTTACTGCTCCCATGAAGAGAACAACATTTGGATGCCTCAATCTTTTCATTATTTGACCTATTGAAATTAACATCATAAGCTTTCTGgaatttaatttatagaataGATGTTGGCATTCAAAGTAAAAATGTACATTAACTTGATGAAAATCACATAAAGTAGCTCTAATCACAGTAAATCCGAAGCCTAGTACTTTAAGAGCTATAttctttgaaaaattaaattcattgccaacaataaataataacaaacctGAAGGATTTTGTTTCTGTGTAGGGGGTGGTGAAATCGGAATGGCTTGCACCAAGAAACGATTATCGCTAAAACTGTAAAAATGGATTAACGGggttaataaaattatgatgtaAGGTTTATCATGCCACTCGAACAATAGTATGAAAATGAGACTTTCTAGATACTCTaagattttactttttcttgTTTGTTAAATCATGTTAGAGAGAAACCTTTTGTAACATATAGGCTACTACACTCATAATATTGTAAAAGActcttctctgttttttttctctGGTTTTACaacctttaatattttttctgattttataACAAATGGCTATTGGCAAGTGTTGGAGTGTGGTTCTCCAATGAGCTCTCATCAGAACAAAATTCTTATTTGTACCAACCTGATGGGAGTAAAACTTGAAAATGAACCATTGGCTGGGAAATTCCCTGTTAAGTTGTTGGACGATAAGTCACTAGATTCAACAATGATCATGGTGTCAGGTTATAGACAAAATAACACATCACCAGCATAGCAATGTATCTAGACATTTAGACATAGGAGTTAAAATCACAGAACTATCAGTGTATCAATGGTGGTCAAACCCATAGGAATCTTTCCTGACAAGCTATTTTTGTTGAGGCGCCTAGTTCAGGGAGCAGAGCCATTTGGTTAGCAGATAATAAACTATTGAACACAAACAATGATTAAGTAGCAACTGCAGTGAGCGTGTGCCATAATGTTATGAAtgctaaaaaagaaataaaaatgaaatttcattgcATAAGTTTTGTTGAATAAGATATGAGAAAAGGAAAGCATTTCATACAGGGATTCTAGTTTTTTAAGATTGGCTAATTCTTCTGGAATTTGAC
This window of the Vigna unguiculata cultivar IT97K-499-35 unplaced genomic scaffold, ASM411807v1 contig_673, whole genome shotgun sequence genome carries:
- the LOC114172670 gene encoding BRASSINOSTEROID INSENSITIVE 1-associated receptor kinase 1-like isoform X5, producing MIDPTGALDNWNPNILTPCTWFHIICNDEKSVTHLYLGNANLSGQLVPELGQLPNLEYLELYNNNITGEIPNVLGNLTNLLSLDLYSNNITGQIPEELANLKKLESLRLNKNSLSGKIPMGLTTIDTLIVLDLSSNNLTGNFPANGSFSSFTPISFSDNRFLVQAIPISPPPTQKQNPSGLLLFIVGNEFNFSKNIALKVLGFGFTVIRATLCDFHQVNVHFYFECQHLFYKLNSRKLMMLISIGQIMKRLRHPNVVLFMGAVTQTSKSFNCY
- the LOC114172670 gene encoding BRASSINOSTEROID INSENSITIVE 1-associated receptor kinase 1-like isoform X4 — its product is MIDPTGALDNWNPNILTPCTWFHIICNDEKSVTHFCLARYLGNANLSGQLVPELGQLPNLEYLELYNNNITGEIPNVLGNLTNLLSLDLYSNNITGQIPEELANLKKLESLRLNKNSLSGKIPMGLTTIDTLIVLDLSSNNLTGNFPANGSFSSFTPISFSDNRFLVQAIPISPPPTQKQNPSGLLLFIVGNEFNFSKNIALKVLGFGFTVIRATLCDFHQVNVHFYFECQHLFYKLNSRKLMMLISIGQIMKRLRHPNVVLFMGAVTQTSKSFNCY
- the LOC114172670 gene encoding BRASSINOSTEROID INSENSITIVE 1-associated receptor kinase 1-like isoform X2, whose amino-acid sequence is MNYKERVPSLICFYILFWTILVFHLVLRVSGNAEGDALTAFKKNMIDPTGALDNWNPNILTPCTWFHIICNDEKSVTHLYLGNANLSGQLVPELGQLPNLEYLELYNNNITGEIPNVLGNLTNLLSLDLYSNNITGQIPEELANLKKLESLRLNKNSLSGKIPMGLTTIDTLIVLDLSSNNLTGNFPANGSFSSFTPISFSDNRFLVQAIPISPPPTQKQNPSGLLLFIVGNEFNFSKNIALKVLGFGFTVIRATLCDFHQVNVHFYFECQHLFYKLNSRKLMMLISIGQIMKRLRHPNVVLFMGAVTQTSKSFNCY
- the LOC114172670 gene encoding BRASSINOSTEROID INSENSITIVE 1-associated receptor kinase 1-like isoform X1, whose protein sequence is MNYKERVPSLICFYILFWTILVFHLVLRVSGNAEGDALTAFKKNMIDPTGALDNWNPNILTPCTWFHIICNDEKSVTHFCLARYLGNANLSGQLVPELGQLPNLEYLELYNNNITGEIPNVLGNLTNLLSLDLYSNNITGQIPEELANLKKLESLRLNKNSLSGKIPMGLTTIDTLIVLDLSSNNLTGNFPANGSFSSFTPISFSDNRFLVQAIPISPPPTQKQNPSGLLLFIVGNEFNFSKNIALKVLGFGFTVIRATLCDFHQVNVHFYFECQHLFYKLNSRKLMMLISIGQIMKRLRHPNVVLFMGAVTQTSKSFNCY
- the LOC114172670 gene encoding BRASSINOSTEROID INSENSITIVE 1-associated receptor kinase 1-like isoform X3; its protein translation is MFRCYAWELLMMTMGDALTAFKKNMIDPTGALDNWNPNILTPCTWFHIICNDEKSVTHFCLARYLGNANLSGQLVPELGQLPNLEYLELYNNNITGEIPNVLGNLTNLLSLDLYSNNITGQIPEELANLKKLESLRLNKNSLSGKIPMGLTTIDTLIVLDLSSNNLTGNFPANGSFSSFTPISFSDNRFLVQAIPISPPPTQKQNPSGLLLFIVGNEFNFSKNIALKVLGFGFTVIRATLCDFHQVNVHFYFECQHLFYKLNSRKLMMLISIGQIMKRLRHPNVVLFMGAVTQTSKSFNCY